One region of Camelina sativa cultivar DH55 chromosome 6, Cs, whole genome shotgun sequence genomic DNA includes:
- the LOC104699463 gene encoding cytochrome P450 76C4-like, translating to MVPKDAQVMVNVWAIGRDPNVWENPSQFEPEMFLGKEIDVKGRDYELTPFGTRRRICPGLPLAVKIVSLMLASLLYSFEWKLPNGIFPEDLDMDETFGITLHKTNPLHAIPVKKRTIS from the coding sequence ATGGTGCCCAAAGATGCTCAGGTCATGGTGAACGTTTGGGCCATAGGACGAGACCCAAATGTGTGGGAGAATCCGAGTCAGTTCGAGCCAGAGATGTTTTTGGGAAAAGAAATTGACGTGAAAGGTAGAGATTACGAGCTTACACCGTTTGGGACGAGACGTAGAATATGTCCGGGATTACCTTTGGCTGTGAAAATCGTGTCTCTCATGCTTGCTTCGCTTCTTTATTCCTTTGAATGGAAGCTTCCAAACGGCATCTTTCCTGAGGACTTGGACATGGACGAGACCTTTGGTATCACATTACATAAGACCAACCCGTTACATGCCATTCCCGTCAAGAAACGCACTATCAGTTAG
- the LOC104699464 gene encoding uncharacterized protein LOC104699464, with the protein MVHELSSRVHRATSSSPNLDRVLEEFQRLPFISRISRVQVRYVNNFKFTPYNGLDDPKPFLTSKSFAISRAHFSDEEYEAGCCQLFVENLVQEALGWFSRLPPNSIGSYHELTTAFLQHHSTFMIRGASNADLWNMFQRNDESLRDFMERFKRIVSKLSIADDTAISAFRNAIAYGSRFRDDIIIYEPLTLDDALHRANKYIEVEKEKDARSNHPSR; encoded by the coding sequence ATGGTCCATGAACTATCTTCAAGAGTCCACCGAGCCACGAGCTCCTCCCCCAACCTTGATCGAGTGCTCGAAGAATTCCAGCGCTTACCGTTTATATCACGGATCTCTCGCGTTCAAGTTCGTTACGTAAACAACTTCAAGTTCACCCCGTACAACGGATTAGATGATCCGAAACCGTTTTTAACTTCAAAGAGTTTTGCAATCAGCCGAGCTCATTTCAGCGATGAAGAGTACGAAGCTGGCTGCTGCCAGCTATTCGTCGAGAATCTAGTCCAGGAAGCTCTGGGGTGGTTCTCCCGGCTCCCGCCGAACTCGATAGGGAGCTATCACGAGCTGACCACCGCCTTTCTCCAACATCACTCTACGTTTATGATTCGAGGTGCCTCGAACGCCGATCTCTGGAACATGTTCCAGCGGAACGACGAATCTCTCCGAGACTTcatggagaggtttaaaagaatagTCTCGAAGCTCTCGATTGCTGACGACACAGCAATATCAGCTTTCCGAAATGCTATCGCATATGGGTCTCGATTTAGGGACGATATTATCATATACGAGCCTCTGACTCTTGACGATGCACTGCACCGGGCTAACAAGTACATCGaggtagaaaaagagaaagacgcAAGGTCAAACCATCCATCAAGATAA